In the Engystomops pustulosus chromosome 2, aEngPut4.maternal, whole genome shotgun sequence genome, one interval contains:
- the LOC140119755 gene encoding uncharacterized protein, which yields MEEWEYIEGHKDQYKDIMMEDHQPLTSPDGSSQRNPPERCPSPGDSRDITQEPERCPRPGDSRDITQEPERCPSPGDSRDITQEPERCPRPEDSRDIKEEPERCPSPGDSRDITQEPERCPSPGDSRDITQEPERCPSPGDSRDITQDPERCPSPGDSRDITQEPERCPSPGDSRDITQDPERCPSPGDSRDITQDPERCPSPLYFHIVKEEPEDYIPLDRQVGGAEVPVDVMKLLTFSSSSGWRFWQSINPPLSISVEYY from the exons atggaggagtgggagtatatagaaggacacaaggaccagtacaaggacatcatgatggaggaccaccagcccctcacatcaccag atggatccagtcagagaaatcccccagagagatgtcccagtcctggagattcccgggatattacacaggaaccagagagatgtccccgtcctggagattccagggatattacacaggaaccagagagatgtcccagtcctggagattcccgagatattacacaggaaccagagagatgtccccgtcctgaagattcccgagatattaaagaggaaccagagagatgtcccagtcctggagattcccgagatattacacaggaaccagagagatgtcccagtcctggagattcccgagatattacacaggaaccagagagatgtcccagtcctggagattcccgagatattacacaggatccagagagatgtcccagtcctggagattcccgagatattacacaggaaccagagagatgtcccagtcctggagattcccgagatattacacaggatccagagagatgtcccagtcctggagattcccgagatattacacaggatccagagagatgtcccagtcctctataTTTCCATATtgttaaagaggaaccagaggaCTATATCCCACTGGATCgtcaggtaggtggagctgaggttcctgtggATGTGATGAAgctacttaccttctccagcagcagtgggtggaggtTCTGGCAGAGTATAAATCCTCCTCTTAGTATCTCTGTGGAGTATTATTAG
- the LOC140116892 gene encoding uncharacterized protein yields the protein MKNCHSDLGLFYSKALPPQLLSLSERVVFVPRLFHLKIMEVTMLLETLRDESTRGSHGRPPSSPCGEVEDNQSHLSTEEGNHGEKRKFLEPKCEKSFSQESNLLIHLHSHREEKIYSYSEWTETNSQKLRPDKPLKIHHVQPYLCTECGKCFIRKSHLVRHEKIHTGEKPFSCTECGKCFICKSQLVEHEKIHTGEKSFLCNECGKCFSDNSTLFQHQRIHTGEKPFPCLECGKCFTHRSYLVVHQRTHTGEKPFLCLECGKCYTQKTTLVIHQRTHTGEKPFSCHECGKCFASKSFLLKHQRTHTGHRPFPCTECGKCFLYKSHLVRHQKIHTGEKLFSCPESRKCLTSKSLLLEHQRTHTGQNPFPFLEYATSFTEKSHF from the exons ATGAAAAACTGCCACAGTGACCTGGGGCTCTTCTACTCCAAGGCTCTTcccccacaattgcttagtttgtctGAAAGAGTTGTGTTTGTCCCAAGATTattccatttaaagattatggaggtGACCatgctcttagaaaccttga gagatgaaagtacaagaggttcccatggacgtcccccctcatctccttgtggtgaagtagaagataatcagtcacatctttccacagaggagggaaatcatggagagaaGAGGAAGTTTTTGGAACCAAAATGTGAGAAGTCTTTTAGTCAAGAATCAAATCTTCTCATTCATCTTCACAGTCACCGAGAGGAAAAGATTTATTCATATTCAGAATGGACGGAAACCAATAGCCAGAAATTGAGACCTGATAAACCTTTGAAAATTCACCACGTTCAGCCAtatttatgtactgaatgtgggaaatgttttatccgtAAGTCACATCTGGTTCGAcatgagaaaattcacacaggggagaaaccattttcatgtactgaatgtgggaaatgttttatctgTAAATCACAACTTGTTGAACacgagaaaattcacacaggggagaaatcgtttttgtgtaatgaatgtgggaaatgtttcagtgATAATTCAACCCTTTttcaacaccagagaattcacacaggagagaagccatttccatgtttagaatgtgggaaatgttttactcatagATCATATCTTGTTgtccatcagagaactcacaccggAGAGAAGCCGTTCTTgtgtttagaatgtggaaaatgttatacTCAGAAAACAACTCTTGTTatccatcagagaactcacacaggagagaagccattttcatgccatgaatgtgggaaatgttttgcctcTAAATCATTTTTACTAAAACATCAGAgaacacacacaggacacaggccatttccatgtactgaatgtgggaaatgttttctctataaatcacatcttgttcgacatcaaaaaattcacacaggggagaagctatTTTCATGCCCTGAAAGTAGGAAATGTCTTACCTCTAAATCATTATTACTAGAACATCAAAgaacacacacaggacagaatcCATTTCCATTTCTGGAATATGCGACAAGTTTCACGGAGAAATCACATTTTtga
- the LOC140119893 gene encoding uncharacterized protein — MYQSLCIFPIDGSSQRNPPERCPSPGDSRDITQEPERCPSPGDSRDITQEPERCPSPGDSRDITQVPERCPSPGDSWDITQEPKRCPSPGDSQDITQEPERCPSPGDSQDITQEPERCPSPGDSRDITQEPERCPSPGDSRDIKEEPEDYIPLDRQVLHVGSFQESCGGRRSGEEIPSSVTEEGKSLSCILWVILPLYIAGRGHIQGRRWR; from the exons atgtatcagtcactgtgtatatttcctatagatggatccagtcagagaaatccaccagagagatgtcccagtcctggagattcccgggatattacacaggaaccagagagatgtcccagtcctggagattcccgggatattacacaggaaccagagagatgtcccagtcctggagattcccgggatattacacaggtaccagagagatgtcccagtcctggagattcctgggatattacacaggaaccaaagagatgtcccagtcctggagattcccaggatattacacaggaaccagagagatgtcctagtcctggagattcccaggatattacacaggaaccagagagatgtcccagtcctggagattcccgagatattacacaggaaccagagagatgtcccagtcctggagattcccgggatattaaagAAGAGCCAGAAGACTACATCCCTCTGGATCgtcag gtccttcatgttggatctttccaggaaagttgtggtggaaggaggagcggagaggaaatcccctcatcagtgacagaggagggtaagagcctttcatgtatcttgtgggttattcttcccttatacattgcagggagaggtcacatccaggggaggagatggagatga